ATGACATCGCACCATCGCAGATCACATCGTAATCTGCTTATCTGAAGGACATTCCAACCCAAGATGGCGATAAGCCAGCTCCGATGCCATCCTTCCCTTTTGCGTACGGTGTAAAAATCCAGCTTGGATTAAATAAGGCTCATAGACATCCTCGATGGTAACCCTTTCTTCACCGATGGAAGCGGAAATCGTATCAATTCCCACAGGGCCCCCATGGAACCGTTCAATAATGATTTTTAGAATTTCACGGTCTAGATTTTCAAGTCCCTGAGCATCAATTCCCAGCGACTGCAGTGTCTGATTCGTTATTTCAAGATCTATGGTGCCGTTGCCCTTTACCTGGCTGAAATCCCTGACTCTTTTCAGGAGTCGATTCGCGACACGCGGTGTTCCCCTTGATCGCCTTGCCATTTCGGTCAGGGATTCATCGTCGATCCCGATGTTTAAAATATCTGAGGAACGCTTGATGATCTTTTTCAGCTCATCAATGGTATAGAGTTCGAATTTACTCAGCACCCCGAAACGGTCTCGAAGCGGTGCGGAAAGACTGCCAGCTCTGGTGGTGGCACC
This genomic window from Clostridiales bacterium contains:
- the ruvB gene encoding Holliday junction branch migration DNA helicase RuvB, whose product is MDFEERITSPDKNFEEEGIELSLRPKKLLEYIGQKAVTENLQIFIEAAKIRREPLDHVLFYGPPGLGKTTLAGIIANELGVDLRITSGPAIERAGDLAAILTNLNDNDVLFIDEIHRLNRSVEEVLYSAMEDYALDIIIGKGPSARSIRLDLSKFTLIGATTRAGSLSAPLRDRFGVLSKFELYTIDELKKIIKRSSDILNIGIDDESLTEMARRSRGTPRVANRLLKRVRDFSQVKGNGTIDLEITNQTLQSLGIDAQGLENLDREILKIIIERFHGGPVGIDTISASIGEERVTIEDVYEPYLIQAGFLHRTQKGRMASELAYRHLGLECPSDKQITM